ATAAACTCCCGTTTCTTGTTGTCTACGATATTCTAAAAACTAACGATTAACAACTTTCTTATACACTTCCATTGTTAGGCGAATATCATATAGAGCATCGTGCAACGACTCTTCGCACACCTCAATTCCACACTGACGAGCAACAGTTGAGAGTTTAAAATCTTTCATAGTGTGTCGCTCCTCAGCAAAGTATTGCGATGCGAGTACCATTACATCAAGGCTGTTTCCCCAGAACCAACTTCCAAAGTATTCATCACCATTCTGACGGAACCACGCCCTAAAGAAGTTGTCGTCAAACGAAGCATTATTATATCCACAAAGGAAGAATTTATCAGATCTGTCATATTTATCGACATGTTTACCTAACATTTCAACCA
Above is a window of Bacteroidales bacterium DNA encoding:
- a CDS encoding 3'-5' exonuclease translates to MKIFFYDLETTGTLFWKHGIHQISGAIVIDGEIKERFDLRVAPNPKAIVEDAALQVAGVTREQIMAYPPMGDVYNKVVEMLGKHVDKYDRSDKFFLCGYNNASFDDNFFRAWFRQNGDEYFGSWFWGNSLDVMVLASQYFAEERHTMKDFKLSTVARQCGIEVCEESLHDALYDIRLTMEVYKKVVNR